A stretch of DNA from Fibrobacter sp. UWB11:
AGCGGCAACAACGAGGATAGCGCCGTCCATCTGAGCAGCACCAGTCACCATGTTCTTCACATAGTCAGCATGCCCCGGGCAGTCAACGTGTGCGTAGTGACGGTTAGCGGTGGTGTATTCGACGTGAGAAGTATTGATCGTGATACCACGAGCCTTTTCTTCCGGAGCGTTGTCGATTTCATCGAAACGCTTTGCAGCGGCGAGACCCTTAGCAGCGAGAGTCGTGCAGATTGCTGCAGTAAGAGTGGTTTTACCGTGGTCAACGTGACCGATGGTGCCGATGTTGCAATGCGGCTTACTTCTGTCAAAATGTTCTTTTGCCATTATTCTATCTCCATTTTAGTGAGAGCCCAGATCGGGAGTCGGACCCGAGACCTCTTCCTTACCAAGGAAGTGCTCTACCACTGAGCTACCTGGGCATAAGCCCTACGATGCCTTAGACACCGTAGGGCTGATTGTCGTGGGCCGTCGTGGTTTCGAACCACGGTAGGCGTAAGCCAACGGATTTACAGTCCGTCCCCTTTAACCACTCGGGCAACGACCCATTATGTAAAGCCAAAGATAGGAATCGAACCTACGACCGGCTGATTACAAATCAGCTGCTCTACCAGCTGAGCTACTTTGGCGCTTCTCGCCTCAGTTCACTTGAGGAACTAAAGCGTGGCAAATTTAATAAGATTTACCTGGTCTTGTCAACAAGAATTGCGTTTTTTCTTGAAAAAAATTGAAATTTTTCAAAATACACGTAAACAAACTAGCGTAAAGAGTGTTAGTTGAGTGTTGATAGATTTTTAAGTGAAAAAATGAGCACTATTTTTAGTAGTTTTTAGTCATTAGTTATTGGCCATTAGCTATATTTTGTTTAGTTATTAGTAGTAAGTCTTTAGTTATTAGAAGAGTTTATATCAAAATGCTTTAGCAACCATCGACCAACGACCATTGACTACTGACTACTGACTATTGACCAATGACCAAATTCTAATTAACTACTTTATACAACCGAACTTATACCCACCCTCTATATAATTACACATGGAAAATAATTTTTCTTTCAAAACCCGCATTCAAGTCCGCTACGCAGAAACTGACGCCATGGGCGTCGTACACCACGCCACCTACCCCATCTGGTTTGAACAGGCCCGTGTTGACTTTTTCCGCGCTGTAGGCGCCCCCTACGACGAAGTGGAACGCGAAGGGTTTGCAAGCCCAGTCCTCGAATTGAACGTGCAGTACAAGCGCCCGTGCCGTTTTGGCGATTTTGTCGATGTCGAAACAAAGCTCGTGCACGACGGACGCTGCAAATACAAGTTCCTTTATCAAGTCACCTTGAACGGCGAACTTTGCACCACAGGCTACTCCGTACACGTATTCACGAAAGGCGGAGTCCCGACACGCGACAAGCCCGAATGTATCAAGAAAGTCGAAGACAAAATCTTTAGCGACTAATTTTTATATAGTATAATCATGGACGCCCCCTTAGCAGAACGCCTCCGCCCGCAAAACTTGGACGAGTTTCTTGGCCAGAACAAGATTCTCGGCCAGCAGAGCTTGTTACGCAAGAGTCTCGAAAACGACTCGATCCCCAGCATGATTTTCTGGGGCCCTCCGGGTTGCGGAAAGACTAGCCTCGCACACGTCATCAAGCAACACACCAAGAAGCGTTTTGTTGCGCTTTCGGCAGTTGCAAGCGGAGTGAAAGAGGTCAAGGAAGTTCTCGCAGATGCTCGCCAGATGAAGCACGCGTTCATGGACACGATTCTCTTCATCGACGAAATCCACCGCTTCAACAAGGGGCAGCAAGACGCATTGCTCGGAGCTGTGGAAGATGGCACGGTGACGCTCATCGGTGCGACCACGGAAAACCCGGGTTTCGAAGTGAACGGAGCTTTGCTCAGCCGCTGCCAGCTGATTTTGTTCGCACCGCTCAGCAAAGAAGACTTGCGCACTTTAATTTTTAGCGCATTGCGGGACCATCCTCGCGGCCTCCAGCTCAAAGATGTAGAAGTCGAAGACGCCGTTGTCGACAAGCTCATTGCACAGTCCGAAGGCGATGCAAGATTTTTGCTGAACCAATTGGAATGGATTGGCAAGAACCTCGGTGACAACAAGAAAATCGACGAAAAGTTGCTCGAGGAATTCCAGTACAAGAAGCCGTTGCGCTACGACAAAAGCGGCGAAGAGCATTACAACCTGATTTCGGCATTGCACAAGTCCGTGCGCGGTTCCGACCCGGATGCGGCACTTTACTGGATGCACCGTATGCTGCAAGGCGGCGAAGACCCGCGATTCATTTTGCGCCGCCTGATGCGCATGAGCATGGAAGATGTGGGACTTGCAGACCCGAACGCGCTCTTGCTTGCAACAAGCGCCCGCGAAGCGTACGATTTTATGGGGATTCCGGAAGGCTTGATAGCACTCGACGAGCTCGCCGTTTATTTGGCGCTTGCACCCAAGAGCAACAGCCTCGAACTTGCCGGCATGAAGGCCGACGCCATCGTGAAGCAAACGGGAACGCTCCCCGTGCCACGCGCGTACCGCAATTCCGTGACCCGCGTCGGGAAGCAACTCGGCTACGGGAACGGCTACGAATACGACCACGACAGTCCGGGCGGCTACTCCGCGCAGGAACACCTGCCCACGCAACTTGTCGGTACAACGATTTACGAACCCAAGCCCTACGGGCGCGAAAAGGCACTCGGCGAACGCCTCGCGCAGTTGAAGCAACTTAAAAAGGAACGCAACGAGCGCGAAGGGAAGTAGTTCGCGGGAATCGCGGGCATGACAAAGAACTTGGAGGGATAAAATGGACTTAACAGCAATCAAGAAATACCCGAGCCAAATCTCGACGGCATTCAAGCGGTTTCCGCTCGCAGCGGCGTTTGCCATTTTCGCGACAATCGCATTCATCTACGTTTATGAAAGCGGTCACTCACCAACGGAATATAAATTTTCTCACTGGCTAATGATCTACCCGATTGCAGCTTCAATGATAGCACTTTCGGTTTCGCTCGTCCAGGAATCCCGAAAAAAATTCAGCTTCCTCCCCCATATCATCGCCGGAGCCCTTTGGCTTGCCATTTCCATCGCTCTCGTTCTTTACTTTCCGAAAAACTCTAACGATATCGGACGGACGTATGTCGGAATGACATATTCGTTTATCTACACAACCGCGTTCTTGAGCATTTTCGTAGCACCATTCTTCAAACAAAAAGACGAAAACGGATTCTGGGTATTCTTAATGAAGAATGCCAAAGCCGCTGTCGTCGCTACCGCCATTTCCGTAGTTCTGCTCATCGCTATTGACGGCCTCCTATTCGGATTCTTCAACCTATTCGACATTAAAGTGTCTGCAAGACCTTTCGTTTATTCGGCGATTATCAGTTCATGCACCATATTCCCCATCTTGTTCTTCTCCGGCATCCCTTCCATTGACGAGAGCCTGCAAGAAACACCCGCTTTGAACAAATTCCAGACTAGCACGAACAAGTTTATCTTTTTACCTGTCGTCTCACTCTATATTTTACTTCTTTACGCCTACATTGCAAAAATCATCATCCAATGGGAAATGCCCAAAGGAATGGTCTCCTATCTCGTTTCGGCATCCATGTTGCTCATGCTTCTGCGAGTCACTCTGATGCTCCCCGAACGCATCAATCCCAAGCAATCCTTTGAGAGCAAGCTCCTGAAAATTCTCCCCGCCGCCTGCATCCCCCTCGTCATCTTGATGTCCGTCGGCATTATACGCAGAATCTCCGATTACGGGATTTCAGAAGACCGCTATTACATTGCTGCCATCAACATCTTCTACTATGCCATTATCGCCATTTTGCTCATTGACAAAATCAAGTGCAAATCGAGATTCATCGTCATCGTCTTCTGCAGCATGTTCCTCATCGCCACAAACGGCCCGCTGAGCGCTATCAATGTCACGCACCGCATTTGGATGGGAAGCATCAAGGACGCTCTCGCCGAAGAAGGCTATAACAAGTTTCCGCTAAGCAAGGAAGAAACTGTAGAATTCGCAAGACGCGTCCAGGACAAGAGTGACCACAAAACAAACATCGCCACTTCACGATTGGAAATTCTCAATTCCAGACACGACAAAGAACTCGCACAGAACATTCCCAATGGAGAGCCTCTCATCCTGATTTCCAGAAAATCTTCAACAACAGAAGAAGTCAACGAGTTCCTTATCAGCGCCTATATAAACAATTCCAAAAACAGCTACTTTGAGATTCCTAAAAACGCAACCCAAGTAAACCACTTTTACAAGACCTTCAATAAAGAAGATTACAAATTCCAGAGCGACACGCTATTTTTCCAATTCAAACCTAAAAAGCTAGACAAGACCTTCCACTTCTTTGTCACGAAGCTGGCACTGGAGCAAAAAAGCGTGCGATTCCTCGAAACCGAAGGTGCCAAAATCGGCGTCGAAAATTTGGACTTGACTTTATACAAGAAAGAAGAAAAAGTCAAGCACAATTACTTTAGTATCCGTGGTATCCTTTTCCTGGAGTAAATCATGGTCTTAGCCGCAATCAAGAAATACCCGAGCCAAATCACGAGCGCGTTCAAACGTTTTCCAACCGCATCGGCGTTTACGTTTCTCATATTCATCACGCTCGTCATCGAAACGAACTTGTTTTCGCTATTTGACAAGGTCTTTGGCGATAACGCCATCAAGTTCTTTACATGGCTTGCCATCTACCCCATCGCCGCTTTAATCATCTCCCTCACGACATCGCTCGTGCAGGAATCCCGGAAAAGCACGGACTGGCGGCCCCAAGCCATCGCGAGCGGCTCATGGTTCGTACTTTCCTTAACGCTAGTATTTGCACTATTCGACAAAAGCGGCGATTACCTCATCTATTTCGGAAGCGCAATCACCCTCGTCTATATAATTGCATCCTTGGGATTTTTCTTTGCGCCATTCTGGAAGGAACGTAATGAAAACGGAGTTTGGAACTTTCTACAGAAGAGCTTCAAGGCGGCTGTCGTCGCCATACTCGTCTCGGCCATTTTGCTCGGCGCTATCGAAGGTTTTGTCTTTGGTTTCGAACAACTGTTCGATGCCGACTTTGACAGCGACTTCACCTATCTCAACATATTCTATTTCTGCGCAAGCGTAGTCGCTCCCATACTTTTCTTCACCAAAATCCCCTCCATCGAAGAATGTCTTGACGAATCCCCCACCTTGAGCAAGTTCGCATCGAGTACCATCCGCTTCTTGTTCATCCCGGTCATCACCATCGGCACACTCCTCTTCTACGCTTACATTCTCAAGTTTATCGCCTTATGGAACATGCCAGGCGAAACACCCTCTTACTTTGTCATTAGTTTCATGATTTACATGCTCGTGCTCGTGACCGTCATGTACCCAGTCCGTCTCACCGCCGAACAGACCTTTGAAAAACGCTTCATCAAAATAATCCCTGCCGCTTGCCTCCCCCTTGTCATCTTGATGTCCATCGACATCGACAACTCCATAAGCGCATTCGGCATCGACACAGAATATATCTACGCCATCGCACTCAACATTTATTTTTACGCCATCATCGCCATATTGCTCATCGAAAAAATCAGCCGCAAGATGCGATACATCGCCATCGTTTTCTGCGCCATGTTCTTTATCCTCACGCAACCACCGTTTAGCGCATCCAACATAAATGACCTCATCTGGGAAAGCCGTATCGAGAACGCGCTTGCCGCACAAGGCTACAGCAAGTTCCCGCTGAGCGAAGAAGACACCAAGAATTTTATTTTCAAGCTCAAGGAAAGCAAAGACCCCGAATCGCAAAGGACGCTTGCACGATTGATTTCGCTCGAAGAATCGAACAACATATTTGTCATCACGCATTTTTCCACAAGCAAAATGTCCCTGAGCGACCTCAAACGTTTGCACCGTGAAGCATTCGAAAAGAGCAATTGCTGCGACAAAGACTCCACAAAAAAATTTGAATCTTTCGAAGCCGACATAAGACACCCCAAGAACGAAGGCGTCGATATTCCCAAGGGAGCAAAGGAAGCCATCAACCTCGACCTCGATTTCAATAGGGACGATTTCAAGTTCGAAGGCGACACCCTCGTCTTCTGGCTATCGCTATTCGATAACGACTCCACCAAAACAGGGAAAGGCAACACAGCAAACAAAACAAGCAAGGCGGATTCCACAAAATCCGATAAAGATGCCAACGAGAAAGATTCAAAGTACAAGACTTACACTTTCAGAATCACTAAGCAAGAACTGATGCAGGACACGCTAAAAACCATCGTAAACGACAGGGTCACGCTCAGCATCAACAAACTGCACGCTGAACAATGGTCCGAAAAAGGGCGTTCGCTCCGCATCGAAGGGATACTGTTTATAAAGTAGAGCAAAAATGCAGAAAATACTAAAAGAATACCCAAGCCTCATTCTGAACGCATTCAAGCGGTTCCCGGTTGCGTCAGCATTTGCGATTGTCACATCCTTCGCACTTATCTTTAGCCTTGACTTCATCAATGGCAAGAATCCTTGGCTTCAGTTCTGGTTCATGGTTTATCCCGTCGTGGCGATGTTCATCTCGCTCACGACATCGCTCATCCAGGAATACAAGAAAAATAATAGTGATAAACCCCAGAGAATTACAGGCATCGCATGGCTAGTTATTTCAGTTGCACTATTGCCTATTATAAGCATATTTGCTAGCGACGGTTTCGCTCATGGGAAAAGTTTCATAGCATCAGCCCTTGCCCTATACATTACCGCATTCATGGGTCCATTCGTTATTCCATTTTTTAAACAAAAGAACGACAACGCTTTCTGGATATTCCTACACAAGAACATGGTGGCGTTATGTACCGCCGTGGTTGTCACCATTTTCTTGACTATCGCTATAGAAATCCTAATTGTCTTTTTTGTCATGCTACTCGGCATCAATACCTATGACCTAAATGTTTATGCATTCATCTTCTGCATAGCCACCGTATTGCCCATACTGTATTTTACCAATATTCCCACAATTGACGAATGCATAGAAAAGACACCCTTGGAAAGCGAATTTGCAACAAGCAAATTCAGATTCCTGTTCACACCGATTTTCACACTTTCCATCCTCCTCTTTTACATCTACATCGTCAAGTTCATCGTCCAATGGGAATTGCCCCACGGAATGATATCATACCTAGTTTCAGTATCCATGTTTTTCATGATCGCGACCATCACAGAAATGTACCCGGCGCATTTAAAAACAACCGCAACAATCGAAAAAAAGCTATTAAAAATATTCCCCATATTCTGCATACCCCTTGTGGTACTAATGTCCATCAGCATTCTCCGCAGAATCTCCGACTATGGGATTTCAGAAAACCGCATTTATGTGATCGTTCTCAATATTTACTTTTATATTGTTATCGCAATTCTTCTCATAGATAAGATAAAGTGCAAGTCCAGGTATCTCGCTTGCATTCTTGGCATCGGTTTCCTGATTCTCACTATAGGACCGCTAAGCGCATCGAATATTACATACCACGTCTGGTCCAACGGTATAAAAACCGCCATTGAAAAAGAAGGTTTCAGCAATCTGCCGTTGAGCAAAGAGGAAACAAAGATATTTCTCACGGCACTCCAGAAAAAAGACGACCACAAGTCCGCACTCACTCTATCACGCATTTCATTCTTCGAACAATATTCAACCAAAAATCTAGGGAAGTTTTTCTTTACAGATGATGTATTGGATTTCGACAAAATACGTGACGAAGCCAAAGGCAAGGTAAGACCAAAATCCCCGACTACACTACATAGCGTAAACATCTACGGACATGTTGACGACATTTTCGAAATACCGAAGAATACAAGCAAGGTTATCCCGCTAAACATGCATTTTGACAAAGATGATTTCAAGGTGCAAAACGATTCTCTCTTTTTCCAAGTAAAGGTAAAAAGACTCGACAAAACTTTTCAATTCGCCGAACCAATCACGGACAATCCCACATCCTTCAGCACCAATGGCGCGATACTCATTATTAAACAATTTTTTCTGCTCGTACGGGATACCAATGGTGAAATCTCCTCAGATTTTACGCTCAAAGGTTTCCTATTCATGGAATAGGAGCAATTCACAGCCTTCTCTGTCACCCCGCACTTGTTGCGGGGTCGCCTATATATCTGAGATTATAAAAGACTTTTCAGCACTTTCAGCGACATAATCGGCTTGACTTATTCTATGCATATAACTATATTTACGCATAAATAAGGGTGCGCGGATTCTCATCGCCATCTAAACGGCCGCAAAACCGCGCCAAAAGGAATAAACTATGGAATACAAAATTAAAGATATCAACCTTGCTATTGAAGGCCGCAAGGAACTCGATTTGGCCGAAACTGAAATGCCGGGCCTGATGGCTCTCCGCAAGGAATATGCTGGCAAGAAACCGCTCGCTGGCGCCCGCATCATGGGAAGCCTCCACATGACCGTGCAGACCGCTATCCTCATCGAAACGCTCGTGGATCTCGGCGCCGACGTGCGCTGGGTGAGCTGCAACATCTTCAGTACGCAGGACAACGCCGCCGCCGCCGTGGTGGTGGGCAAGAAGGGTACTGTGGAAAATCCGCAGGGCGTGCCTGTGTTCGCCTGGAAGGGTGAATCCTTGGAAGACTACTGGGAAAACACCGCCCGCGCCCTCGTGTGGCCCGACGGCAAGACCCCTGATCTGATCGTGGACGACGGTGGCGACGCTACCATGCTCGTGACCTGCGGTGCCGAATTCGAAGACGCGGGCAAGGTGCCTGAATTCAACCCGGCCACCGACAGCGAAGAATGGGGCGTGTTCCTCGCCACCTGCAAGAAGATTTTCGAAAAGGATCCGAAGCAGTGGACCCGCGCTCGCGAAGCTTTGAAGGGCGTTTCCGAAGAAACTACGACCGGCGTGCATCGCCTTTACCAGATGGCCCAGGCTGGCCGCCTGAAGTTCCCGGCCATCAACGTGAACGATTCCGTGACCAAGTCCAAGTTCGACAACCTCTACGGCTGCCGCCACTCCCTCATCGATGGTATCAACCGCGCCACTGACGTGATGATGGCTGGTAAGATCGCAGTCGTCTGCGGCTACGGCGACGTGGGTAAGGGCTGCGCCCAGTCCCTCCGCGGTCAGGGCGCCCGCGTGATCATCACCGAAATCGACCCGATTTGCGCTCTGCAGGCCGCTATGGAAGGCTACGAAGTCAAGACCCTCGACGAAGTCGTTAGCTACGCCGACATCTTCGTGACCACCACCGGTAACACCGGCATCATCAGCGCCGCTCAGATGGAAAAGATGAAGAACCGCGCTATCGTGGGTAACATCGGTCACTTCGACAACGAAATCGATATGGCCGGTCTCAAAAAGATTCCGGGCATCAAGCGCAACGAAATCAAGCCGCAGTACGACGAATGGATTTTCGCCGATGGTCACAGCATCCTTATCCTCGCTGAAGGCCGCCTGCTGAACCTCGGCTGCGCTACTGGTCACCCGAGCTTCGTGATGAGCGCAAGCTTCACGAACCAGACCATCGCTCAGATCGACCTCTGGCTCAACGCTCAGGGCAAGCAGACAGTCGCTGGTATCAAGTACGAAAGCGGCGTCGTGTACACGCTCCCGAAGATTCTCGACGAAAAGGTCGCACGCCTCCACCTCGAAAAACTCGGCGTTCACCTCACCCGCCTCACGCAGGCTCAGGCCGACTATATCGGCGTGCCGGTCGAAGGCCCGTACAAGGCTGATCACTACAGATACTAGACGAGAGAACGGCGCTAACGCGCCTACAGACGAAAGAAAATATCCCCGTGCAATTTAAAATGCGCGGGGATTTTTTTCCTATAGAATGGAAAATCCGAACGTAAGCGGAATCGTCACCTTCGCGTTCCCGGACTCCACCTCGCCAAACGTCATCTGGCCAACATAGTCCCTGATCGCATTATCGAATTCCTCGTAGCCGGTCGAGGAATAAGCGACGGTTGGACGGGCAACTTCACCGCTCGGGGCAATCTCAAATCTCAAGACAACGCGGCCTTTGAATCTGGGTTTCTTCTTCAAGAACTTGTTGTAAATGTGTTCCAATCCTGGCGACCGCTGGCGCATGGTTTCCGCAACATCTTCGGCGGAACGTGAACCGCGCACCTTAACATCTTTTGTCCACAGAAACTCGACCCAGCCGAAAGCCTTAGCTTTATAGTCCTTCATCCTGCCAGCCGACTCCGTAAAAAACTTATCGCTAAATTTTTTCGAAATTTTCTTCCTGACAGTCTCCTCCATTATACTCGGGCGTGTCTCAACAAGCCTTAAATCACCGCTAGGATTAATCTTTGGACGCTCTAAACCGGACAACCGGTAAATTTCTTGATGGGCCCATTCCATTGCACTAATGCGAAAAGCTTCATCCAGTTCATAAACATCGACCCAGACGTACTTGAATCCTATTTCCTTCAACGCAGTTATCAAGGGGGTCAATTCATGGAACCTATTCTGCCTAAAGAAACTGCCATCGATGCATAAAGTAATCCTGTCAGCGTCCCACCTGTCAGCATACGCCTCGCGAACACGAATCAATGTGCTGACAATAACATCAAACGCAGAAAGCGGAGCGATAGCGGCATCTCCCCGCCATATCCTTCGCATAGAATTCGGGGAAAGCGTAGCAAGCGAATCCCCTTCGGCAGGCAATTTCAAATCCCTCGGCGGAATCACGCCCAAGTCACCCTCCCCCTCCATGCTGAGAAAATCGCCTTTGCCATCAACATAGACGCTATCCGGCGTCGCGACCAGTGCCGAATACATATAACGGGGGAACGGATAATAGACCGCCCAAAGGAGACGCCCCGGATCCTCTTCGAAATCCTTCTCGATTGCCGCATAGCGATGTGCGTACGGATAATCAAGAACCTTATAATACACACTCGGGATAGGAAACCAGCCAAGGGCACCGACAACAAGATAGTCATCGCGCACGTTGACGTTAAGCATCAGGTCCTGCTCCCAGCAGTGGCCATAGCCAAAGCAAAGCGACACCACAACCGCAAGGGCAAAGAGGAGCCGACTCTTTTTGCTCAATCCGTTTTCGTTACAAGCAAATTTACTCATAGGACTTTATGCTAAATATAAAGCAAGCCATTACAAAAACCAAGCAAAAAAAAAACGTTTTCCTGCCAATTTTCAAAAACTAATCAGCGCGGGAATTTTTATTACCTATTCCATCCGGAATGCCCTTCGCCATAGGCAACGCCACCGCCATTGTCATCATAGCCGCCCAACGACGAAGTGCTTTTCACGCCGAGCCAACCGCGCATTCTCTTAATCCGTGCGGAATCTTTTGCGACTTCAGCACTCGCGTTCCCTTGCAAGTCGGAGTTCTTTTTATCAGGATTCTCAGCCATGTCATAAATCTCCTGCAAGAATTTTCACCCTTGTAAAAATATAGCTATTTACGAAAAAGCCAAAAACAGACAACATCTTAAAAATCAATGACCCGAGAACTGAGTCAACGATTCTACGCGATATCCCGAAAGAACATCACGTCCTTTAAGATCGGTAAGTTCTATAATAAAAGCACAACACTCCACTTTGCCGCCCACTTTTTCGATAAGATGTATCGCAGCCTGCGCGGTGCCGCCAGTAGCAAGCAAGTCATCGATAATCACAACGCGTTCACCCGGCTTAACGGCATCTTTGTGAATTTCAATGCAAGCCGTACCGTATTCCAAATCGTACGTGATACCAACAGTTTCACGCGGGAGTTTCCCTTTTTTGCGCACAGGCACAAACGGTTTGTGGAAATGTTCTGCTATTGAAACGCCGAAAAAAAAGCCACGCGCTTCAAGCCCAGCAACAACATCAAACTCAACCTTTTCGAGCCTTTCGTAAAGGCTATCGAGTGTCAACTTGAGCGCATCGGCATTTCCCAAAATTCCAGTAATATCGCGGAAAAGAACACCCTTCTTTGGAAAATCAGGAACAGAAATAATATAGTCTTCAATTTTCATGATGTACCCTCCAACTTTATATTTCAATAATAACATTTTTATAGAAGTAAGCACCAAACACCCTCAGTGTTATGCCTAGATTTTTTTCGCAATTTTATACAATTTTTTCAGAAAGTCCTTTTATAAAATACAGGTACAAACACGGCGCAGTTTCGACAAGCATCGCAAACTTTCAAAGTTGCGCTACACATTCGAATAAAAGGACAACTTCATGGAAAAAGAACTTTTTGAAAAATTCAACAACGGCGAACTCAGACTCCCCTGCAATACGAAAGCATTCAAGGATATCGCTTGGAGCAAGCACCCAACTTTTGAAGGCGTAGAACTTAAGCATATCATTACATCGAAAGAAACTGGCGGCACATTCAGCTATCACCTCGTACGCATTGCACCGAATAAAAGCATCAAGAATCACATTCACGAAACGCAACTCGAAACTCACGAAATCATCGCGGGGAGCGGCGTGTGCATAAATGACGGCATCAAACTCCATTACGTCCCAGGCGTGATTTCGATTATGCCAGCGAAAGTTCCGCACGAAGTAAATGCAGGCGACGAAGGACTTTATTTGTTCGCGAAGTTCATTCCCGCGCTATGTTAAAGATGGCGCCCCGGAACAAGTCCGGGGGTGACAAAGAGGCCGTCATGACGATTTAGGCATTATTTGATGCAGGTTTCACTGCCCGCTTATATTCTTTAGGCGAGAGCCCAACTAATTTTTTAAAGCAACGGTCCATGTGACTTTGGTCGTAAAATCCGGCATCGTAAGTCACTTCGGACGCGCTTCTTTCGGCAAGCAGTTTTTGCGCCTTGCGAACTTTGCATTGCATCTGGAACTGGTGCGGCGTAAGCCCGAATGCTTTCTTGAATTCACGAATCATGTGGAACGGGCTGATGCAAGAATCATGCGCCATCTGTTCAATCAAATAGACATTCTCGGGCTTTTCGAGAATACTTTTTCGCAACTCATTCAAGCGAGCAACAGCATTTTCATAATCGACCGCGCATTCCGATTCATCGACTTTTATGCACATCACCACCATCGAATAGCTTTGCCCATCGATTGCCTTAATTTCGTGCAAAACATCTGGCGGAATCTGGAACTTATCGCCGGCACTGTAAATTTCCGCAACCCCGTTCATCACCAAGCAAACCGATCCTTCTTCGATGTAGCCAACCGTCAAATGATCCGTATGCGTATGCGACAGATACGACTTGGTCCAATCCTTGTAACGGACACATTCAATTTCATCATTCTTTTTGCTGTACGTAATCTCAGACATACCGCGCAAATTATAGAAAATGCTCGCTTTCGCGAGCATAATACTTTTTATCCGTCTTAATTTATCTTTCATATATATCGTTCGTTAACCACCTCCTTATTTTACATATTTCTTGATAAGCCTAATCATGATATCCGTAAGGCTTTCCACATTGTAATTACCTACAGACGCCTTGATGTGGGAATTGCCGATACCACTGTCATCCGTGAGGAACACATAGGAGCCGCCCGTCGCAACATCAAAGAATCTCAGCATAAATTCCGTATCCTTATCCACACCGCTTGCAGCTACCGGAATCAACTTGATGCCATGTTTTGCATAGAGCATAATAGATTCCTGAAGGCTTTCAATGACACCCGTCTCATGGTGCGCAGGCGCATCGAGAATAAGGAATGCAATACGTGCGCGAGC
This window harbors:
- a CDS encoding replication-associated recombination protein A, with translation MDAPLAERLRPQNLDEFLGQNKILGQQSLLRKSLENDSIPSMIFWGPPGCGKTSLAHVIKQHTKKRFVALSAVASGVKEVKEVLADARQMKHAFMDTILFIDEIHRFNKGQQDALLGAVEDGTVTLIGATTENPGFEVNGALLSRCQLILFAPLSKEDLRTLIFSALRDHPRGLQLKDVEVEDAVVDKLIAQSEGDARFLLNQLEWIGKNLGDNKKIDEKLLEEFQYKKPLRYDKSGEEHYNLISALHKSVRGSDPDAALYWMHRMLQGGEDPRFILRRLMRMSMEDVGLADPNALLLATSAREAYDFMGIPEGLIALDELAVYLALAPKSNSLELAGMKADAIVKQTGTLPVPRAYRNSVTRVGKQLGYGNGYEYDHDSPGGYSAQEHLPTQLVGTTIYEPKPYGREKALGERLAQLKQLKKERNEREGK
- a CDS encoding thioesterase family protein, with product MENNFSFKTRIQVRYAETDAMGVVHHATYPIWFEQARVDFFRAVGAPYDEVEREGFASPVLELNVQYKRPCRFGDFVDVETKLVHDGRCKYKFLYQVTLNGELCTTGYSVHVFTKGGVPTRDKPECIKKVEDKIFSD
- a CDS encoding DUF4153 domain-containing protein gives rise to the protein MVLAAIKKYPSQITSAFKRFPTASAFTFLIFITLVIETNLFSLFDKVFGDNAIKFFTWLAIYPIAALIISLTTSLVQESRKSTDWRPQAIASGSWFVLSLTLVFALFDKSGDYLIYFGSAITLVYIIASLGFFFAPFWKERNENGVWNFLQKSFKAAVVAILVSAILLGAIEGFVFGFEQLFDADFDSDFTYLNIFYFCASVVAPILFFTKIPSIEECLDESPTLSKFASSTIRFLFIPVITIGTLLFYAYILKFIALWNMPGETPSYFVISFMIYMLVLVTVMYPVRLTAEQTFEKRFIKIIPAACLPLVILMSIDIDNSISAFGIDTEYIYAIALNIYFYAIIAILLIEKISRKMRYIAIVFCAMFFILTQPPFSASNINDLIWESRIENALAAQGYSKFPLSEEDTKNFIFKLKESKDPESQRTLARLISLEESNNIFVITHFSTSKMSLSDLKRLHREAFEKSNCCDKDSTKKFESFEADIRHPKNEGVDIPKGAKEAINLDLDFNRDDFKFEGDTLVFWLSLFDNDSTKTGKGNTANKTSKADSTKSDKDANEKDSKYKTYTFRITKQELMQDTLKTIVNDRVTLSINKLHAEQWSEKGRSLRIEGILFIK
- a CDS encoding DUF4153 domain-containing protein → MDLTAIKKYPSQISTAFKRFPLAAAFAIFATIAFIYVYESGHSPTEYKFSHWLMIYPIAASMIALSVSLVQESRKKFSFLPHIIAGALWLAISIALVLYFPKNSNDIGRTYVGMTYSFIYTTAFLSIFVAPFFKQKDENGFWVFLMKNAKAAVVATAISVVLLIAIDGLLFGFFNLFDIKVSARPFVYSAIISSCTIFPILFFSGIPSIDESLQETPALNKFQTSTNKFIFLPVVSLYILLLYAYIAKIIIQWEMPKGMVSYLVSASMLLMLLRVTLMLPERINPKQSFESKLLKILPAACIPLVILMSVGIIRRISDYGISEDRYYIAAINIFYYAIIAILLIDKIKCKSRFIVIVFCSMFLIATNGPLSAINVTHRIWMGSIKDALAEEGYNKFPLSKEETVEFARRVQDKSDHKTNIATSRLEILNSRHDKELAQNIPNGEPLILISRKSSTTEEVNEFLISAYINNSKNSYFEIPKNATQVNHFYKTFNKEDYKFQSDTLFFQFKPKKLDKTFHFFVTKLALEQKSVRFLETEGAKIGVENLDLTLYKKEEKVKHNYFSIRGILFLE